The Pirellulales bacterium genome segment TTCGGCAGGCGCGGGGGCGATGCCGCAGAATTGATCGTAATCAATCAACTCCTTGATCGTTGGGTTGTCGCCGCAGATCGGGCACGCGGGATCGCGTCGCAACTTGAGTTCGCGGAACTTCATGTCGAGCGCGTTGAACAGGAGCAGGCGTCCGACCATGGACGTGCCTTTGCCGAGCGCCAGTTTCAAAATCTCCGTCGTCTGGATGCAACCGATGATGCCGGGCAACACGCCCAGCACGCCGCCTTCCGCGCAACTCGGCACCATGCCGGGCGGCGGCGGCTCAGGATACAGGCAGCGATAGCACGGTCCGCCCAGATGCGGTGCGAACACGCTGGCCTGGCCTTCGAAGCGGAAGATCGAGCCATAGACGTTTGGCTTCTTGAGCAGCACGCAGGCGTCGTTGGTGAGGTAGCGCGTCGGGAAATTGTCCGTGCCGTCCACCACGATGTCGTAGGGGCGGATGAGCTCGAACGCGTTACCGGAATTGATCGCGGTGTTGTGGATGATGACTTCGACGTTGGGATTGATGCCCGCGATCGTTTCCTTGGCCGATTGCGCTTTGGGCCGACCCACGTCGGCGTCCGTGTGGAGAATCTGCCGTTGGAGATTGGAATAATCCACGGTGTCGAAATCCACTATAGCTATTTTACCTACGCCCGCCGCGGCGAGATACATCGCGATGGGCGAGCCGAGCCCACCCGCGCCGATGCACAGCACGCTGGTGGCTTTGATCTTTTTTTGCCCGGCCAGACCGACTTCCGGCAGGATCAGATGC includes the following:
- the moeB gene encoding molybdopterin-synthase adenylyltransferase MoeB, translating into MQLNNEEIRRYSRHLILPEVGLAGQKKIKATSVLCIGAGGLGSPIAMYLAAAGVGKIAIVDFDTVDYSNLQRQILHTDADVGRPKAQSAKETIAGINPNVEVIIHNTAINSGNAFELIRPYDIVVDGTDNFPTRYLTNDACVLLKKPNVYGSIFRFEGQASVFAPHLGGPCYRCLYPEPPPPGMVPSCAEGGVLGVLPGIIGCIQTTEILKLALGKGTSMVGRLLLFNALDMKFRELKLRRDPACPICGDNPTIKELIDYDQFCGIAPAPAEPVGNPDEVTVQDMKKALDDPKLGIKVIDVREADEYEIAKVDGVPLLPLSQINERFTELDPNQQYYLHCK